In Halococcus agarilyticus, the genomic window CCCCCGAGATCGCGCCAGAACTCGCCGAACCGGTCGACGATGTCGCGTCTGAGACGAACGCTGGCGACGAAGCCGGCCGTTTCGAGGGCGAACTCCAGGGAGTCGAGGTTCGAGACGTACACCGTGTAGTGGTTGCCGTCGGGATCGACCTGCAGGTTCTCCTTGAGCAAGCCCTGATCGACGAGCGTGTTCACGCGCCGATACACCGTCGGGAGCGAGATGTCACAGCGATCGGCGAACTCTTGGGCCGAGCGGGGTTCGGAGTGGGCAGCGACGAGGATCTCGCGGGCGTCGTCGCTACAGAGGGCCGCGAACATCGCGTCCGGGTCCCGCTCTTCGCTCACGATCGGATGCCACCGGCGGTGGTGCAAAGTATCTACCTATGGACCGCGCGCCCGCGCTCGTTCCCGCGCCACCTCGGCGATGCCGGCGTTCGCGGCACAGTTCGGACAGGCGAGGACGCGGTCGTGTTCGTCGGCGAAGACCTGGGCGAACCGTTCGGAAACGTGTCCATGGCAGTGTTCACAGTTGGGCATTGTCACTCGACGTTCGGGTGGTCGCCGCGGCGTGATCGTGGTGCTTGAAGGGCCATTCGTGTTCCTCCGTTCGACATCAGTCTGCGGACGCTTTCCCTACGAGGACGTACCCGTTCCGGGGTTGTAAGGCCGCTCCGTGACTTCAGAAACTGAAAAGACCCCCTCGACCGGTCGGGTTCAGCGTTCGGGAGGTGGCTTCGCCGGGGTCCGTTCGTGACACCGTCAACGGTCGGCCCTGGTTCGCCCCACGCAGCGAGCGCCGAGGGGACATCCGTGTAGCGACGTTTGCCAGGCTGTCGTGGGGAACGCAGGTCGATTACGCTTCTTCGTCGTCGAACCCGAGCGCCGCGGAGTTGATGCAGTAGCGCTTGCCGGTCGGCTCCGGCCCGTCGTCGAAGACGTGGC contains:
- a CDS encoding winged helix-turn-helix domain-containing protein — protein: MSEERDPDAMFAALCSDDAREILVAAHSEPRSAQEFADRCDISLPTVYRRVNTLVDQGLLKENLQVDPDGNHYTVYVSNLDSLEFALETAGFVASVRLRRDIVDRFGEFWRDLGGHSAERTDHQ
- a CDS encoding DUF7563 family protein, with the translated sequence MPNCEHCHGHVSERFAQVFADEHDRVLACPNCAANAGIAEVARERARARGP